One region of Triticum aestivum cultivar Chinese Spring chromosome 6B, IWGSC CS RefSeq v2.1, whole genome shotgun sequence genomic DNA includes:
- the LOC123137674 gene encoding GDSL esterase/lipase At5g55050 produces MATASPAWIVPVLLALAALCAAAEAEASPAKVPAMYVFGDSTADVGSNNYLPGSAVPRANFPHNGVDFPTSRPTGRFSNGYNGIDFLALNMGFKRSPPPFLSVANRTNRQITRGLLGANFASAGSGVLDTTGDSIVSMSKQVEQFATLRCNISARIGEEAADTVLSRSLFVISTGGNDIFAFFSANSTPTAAQKQMFTSNLVSQYKNHVKALFGLGARKLAVIDVPPIGCCPYPRSLHPLGACIDVLNELTRGLNKGVKDAMHGLSASLGGFKYSIGSSHAVVQSIMKHPQRLGFKEVTTACCGSGKFNGKSGCTPNATLCDNRHEYLFWDLLHPTHATSKLAAAAIYNGSLHFAAPINFRQLAEDQC; encoded by the exons ATGGCCACGGCGTCGCCGGCGTGGATAGTGCCGGTGCTGCTTGCCCTCGCGGCCCTttgcgcggcggcggaggcggaggcgtcgCCAGCGAAGGTGCCGGCGATGTACGTGTTCGGGGACTCCACGGCCGACGTCGGCAGCAACAACTACCTGCCAGGCAGCGCGGTTCCGCGGGCCAACTTCCCGCACAACGGCGTCGACTTCCCCACCTCGCGCCCCACCGGCCGCTTCAGCAATGGCTACAACGGCATCGACTTCTTAG CTCTGAACATGGGCTTCAAGCGCAGCCCCCCGCCGTTCCTCTCGGTGGCCAACAGAACCAACAGGCAGATCACGCGAGGGCTGCTGGGAGCAAACTTCGCCTCTGCAGGATCAGGCGTTCTTGACACGACG GGGGACTCCATCGTCTCGATGAGCAAGCAGGTGGAGCAGTTCGCCACTCTGCGATGCAACATCTCTGCGCGCATCGGCGAAGAGGCGGCCGACACCGTGCTGTCGAGGTCCCTGTTCGTCATCAGCACCGGCGGCAATGACATCTTCGCCTTCTTCTCGGCTAACAGCACGCCGACGGCCGCGCAGAAGCAGATGTTCACCTCCAACCTCGTTTCGCAGTACAAAAATCATGTGAAG GCTCTGTTCGGCCTCGGGGCGAGGAAGTTGGCCGTGATCGACGTCCCGCCGATCGGGTGCTGCCCATACCCGAGAAGCCTGCACCCTCTCGGTGCGTGTATCGACGTCCTCAACGAGCTGACCCGTGGGCTCAACAAGGGCGTCAAGGACGCCATGCATGGCCTCAGCGCCAGCTTGGGTGGCTTCAAGTACTCCATCGGGAGCTCACACGCCGTCGTGCAGAGCATCATGAAGCACCCCCAAAGACTAG GATTCAAGGAGGTGACCACGGCGTGCTGCGGCTCCGGCAAGTTCAACGGCAAGTCGGGCTGCACGCCCAACGCCACGCTGTGCGACAACCGGCACGAGTACCTCTTCTGGGACCTGCTGCACCCGACGCACGCCACGTCCAAGCTCGCCGCCGCGGCCATCTACAACGGCTCGCTGCACTTCGCAGCGCCCATAAATTTCAGGCAGCTAGCGGAGGACCAGTGCTAG